One Chromatiaceae bacterium DNA segment encodes these proteins:
- a CDS encoding glycosyltransferase — MAGPLVTIAVPSLNHAPYLKEALESIFSQNIPIEVFVADGGSSDGSLKIIADWENKLAGWRSYPDQGQSAAINECISKGTAPYVCWLNSDDRLIPGGLTHLLRTLINHPEASAAYGRVWNERAGRRLRPILTAPFSPVLLAQFCIISQPGSLIRRAAWETVGGLDANLHMAMDYDLWWRLYKIAGPLIYYKGFVAINRDHSITKTNLHRRLHYQEAMQVVHKYYGRVPIKWWLAQPYAIWWRSVINSLTRNAR, encoded by the coding sequence GTGGCCGGTCCCTTAGTCACTATTGCTGTACCTTCGCTAAATCATGCTCCTTACCTTAAGGAAGCCCTTGAGTCGATTTTTTCGCAAAACATACCAATCGAGGTTTTTGTTGCCGATGGGGGCTCGTCAGACGGCAGCCTTAAAATTATTGCCGATTGGGAAAATAAATTAGCGGGATGGCGAAGTTATCCAGACCAAGGGCAATCCGCAGCGATCAATGAATGTATTTCGAAGGGAACTGCCCCATATGTATGCTGGTTAAATAGTGATGATCGGTTGATCCCAGGGGGATTGACACATTTACTACGGACGCTGATCAATCATCCCGAGGCATCAGCCGCATATGGACGCGTGTGGAACGAGCGTGCCGGAAGGCGGCTTCGTCCGATTTTAACGGCACCATTTAGCCCCGTCTTGTTGGCCCAATTCTGTATCATTTCTCAGCCTGGGTCATTGATTAGAAGAGCCGCATGGGAAACAGTTGGGGGTCTAGACGCAAATTTGCACATGGCGATGGATTATGATTTATGGTGGAGGCTTTATAAAATTGCGGGGCCATTAATTTATTATAAAGGATTTGTTGCTATAAACCGTGATCATTCCATTACAAAAACAAATCTTCATAGGCGGTTGCATTATCAGGAGGCCATGCAAGTGGTACATAAATACTATGGCCGGGTTCCTATTAAGTGGTGGTTAGCTCAACCTTACGCTATTTGGTGGAGAAGTGTAATAAATTCCCTTACAAGAAACGCGCGCTAG